A single Anopheles arabiensis isolate DONGOLA chromosome 2, AaraD3, whole genome shotgun sequence DNA region contains:
- the LOC120897295 gene encoding nose resistant to fluoxetine protein 6-like translates to MMMLFKRLRCIICVATVLFVGLTPVVAAAGSAEEDGRNTNKVVNATDAQPLASCNATSDTGTTGCPLAVGAASGVTQPLRGKLNNGTCVSAYCGSDESSSSSVEEMDDDVINATSVGKGGHSQQHRSHLLPSTLLGADEDDAALMYGGKKVVLKAEVLKHTSVLYGLISIAERDELSERCFRELQRVYHGIQQKEIWAMKVLDASGSQEPGFMWGHNHWIGSEKGCESTRTPLSITLSDRYRRNMKRNLVSALAPFELDYRIVFAKHQSAWQVDVKFQSENILHIGVCIPRSCTNDELHNLTARYFDENLVLAQDIYEFKPNVLHVKNTTLDRAFWSKPSVFIIGVSLAFTLLMIYLAHSREQRLMEEKNNNHMDAAAGASPAAARAEGGSDLADASTFTERVIDSFNLRKNLNTIFRTDSGPQSLPVICGMKSICCFLILCFHMQWYTFYTVHNPSVMLHYAEQIRFQLVSNAPLLVDVFFAISGFLLSYNFIRNRSKVQEVKANTVWENGKLYGKMLLHRYLRLSPMYLFVTVLGELTHSYIVETSKFWVHERSDLGCQRYWWRNLFYIQNLYPVDDFCLTWTWSLACEMQYYMLFTVLLFVYAKSAKFGKKVFGAFAIGTLLFNIALTLNHRFIPSYDVLYNTGDALYTAPWSRVSPYVVGVYFGWLMASSRDKFTITQNQYRWYWLLACFCVIFSMHSTIKRNFPFPIASTVMVAVRWLISWAACWVILATGCGYSNIVTRVLSSKFFVHINKLTYGIYLLNPLIIIVTFGVSDSSVHADPIPAIVMAFGVTLLSYLAAIVFSACFEIPYCRISSEILKLNRKVPPTIPQPAPTKATDSNHHHPPPLVHPVSIESERKIQ, encoded by the exons ATGATGATGCTGTTCAAGCGCCTTCGTTGCATCATCTGCGTTGCGACGGTCCTTTTCGTAGGGCTGACGCCcgtggtagcagcagcaggcagcgcCGAAGAAGATGGgcgaaacacaaacaaagttGTTAACGCGACCGATGCGCAACCGTTGGCCAGTTGCAACGCAACTTCCGACACGGGAACCACTGGCTGTCCCTTGGCCGTGGGAGCTGCCAGTGGTGTGACACAGCCATTGAGGGGCAAATTAAATAATGGGACGTGCGTGAGTGCGTACTGCGGGTCggacgagagcagcagcagcagcgtggaaGAGATGGATGACGATGTGATTAACGCCACCAGTGTCGGCAAGGGCGGCCACTCCCAGCAGCATCGATCACATCTGCTACCTTCGACGTTGCTGGGCGCGGACGAGGACGACGCTGCGCTCATGTACGGTGGCAAGAAGGTGGTGCTGAAGGCGGAAGTGCTCAAGCACACTTCCGTTCTGTACGGGCTGATCTCGATCGCGGAGCGGGACGAGTTGTCGGAGCGATGCTTTCGGGAGCTGCAGCGCGTCTACCATGGCATCCAGCAGAAGGAGATTTGGGCGATGAAAG TGTTGGACGCATCCGGCAGCCAGGAGCCAGGCTTCATGTGGGGACACAACCATTGGATCGGTTCGGAAAAGGGCTGCGAATCGACACGTACGCCCCTGTCGATCACCCTCTCCGATCGGTACCGGCGCAACATGAAGCGCAATCTCGTTTCGGCCCTGGCGCCGTTCGAGCTGGACTATCGGATCGTGTTCGCCAAGCATCAGTCGGCCTGGCAGGTGGACGTAAAGTTCCAGAGCGAG AACATTCTCCACATCGGCGTGTGCATTCCACGCTCGTGCACCAATGACGAGTTGCACAATCTGACCGCACGGTACTTCGACGAGAACCTCGTCCTGGCGCAAGACATCTACGAGTTCAAGCCGAACGTACTGCACGTGAAGAACACCACGCTCGATCGGGCCTTCTGGTCGAAGCCGAGCGTTTTCATCATCGG AGTCTCGCTTGCCTTCACACTGCTGATGATCTACTTGGCGCACAGCAGAGAACAGCGCTTGATGGAGGAAAAGAACAATAATCATATGGACGCTGCTGCAGGCGCCTCTCCAGCAGCCGCCCGGGCGGAGGGCGGCAGCGATCTTGCAGATGCAAGCACCTTCACCGAGCGTGTGATCGATAGTTTCAATCTGCGCAAGAACCTAAACACCATCTTCCGCACGGACAGTGGCCCCCAATCGCTGCCCGTCATTTGTGGCATGAA ATCGATCTGCTGCTTCCTGATTCTGTGCTTCCACATGCAGTGGTACACGTTCTACACCGTGCACAACCCGTCGGTGATGCTGCACTACGCCGAGCAGATCCGCTTCCAGCTGGTCAGCAATGCGCCCCTGCTGGTGGACGTGTTCTTCGCGATCAGTGGCTTTCTGCTCAGCTACAACTTTATCCGCAACCGGTCCAAAGTGCAAGAGGTCAAGGCGAATACGGTCTGGGAAAATGGCAAGCTGTACGGCAAGATGCTGTTACATCGCTACCTCCG CCTTTCGCCCATGTACCTGTTCGTGACGGTGCTGGGTGAGCTGACGCACAGCTACATCGTGGAGACGTCCAAGTTTTGGGTTCACGAACGTTCCGATCTCGGCTGTCAGCGGTACTGGTGGCGCAACCTGTTTTACATCCAGAACCTCTACCCGGTGGACGACTTCTGTCTCACCTGGACCTGGTCGCTGGCGTGCGAGATGCAATACTACATGCTCTTCACCGTGCTACTCTTCGTTTACGCCAA gagtgCCAAGTTCGGCAAGAAGGTGTTTGGTGCGTTTGCGATCGGCACGCTGCTCTTCAACATTGCGCTAACGCTGAACCATCGCTtcattccgtcgtacgacgtgCTGTACAACACGGGTGATGCCCTGTACACGGCGCCCTGGTCTCGAGTGTCTCCGTACGTGGTCGGGGTCTACTTTGGATGGCTGATGGCGTCCAGCCGCGACAAGTTCACCATCACACAG AACCAATACCGATGGTACTGGCTGTTGGCCTGCTTCTGTGTGATCTTCAGCATGCATTCCACGATCAAGCGCAACTTCCCGTTCCCGATTGCCTCGACCGTCATGGTGGCCGTACGGTGGCTGATCTCATGGGCTGCCTGCTGGGTGATCCTCGCCACCGGATGCGGTTACTCAA ACATTGTAACGCGTGTGCTTTCTTCCAAATTCTTCGTCCACATCAACAAGCTGACGTACGGAATCTACCTTCTCAACCCGCTGATTATCATCGTCACCTTTGGCGTGTCGGACTCCAGTGTCCACGCCGACCCTATACCAGCG ATCGTAATGGCGTTCGGTGTAACGCTGCTTTCCTACTTGGCAGCGATCGTGTTTTCCGCCTGCTTCGAGATACCGTACTGTAGGATCTCGAGCGAGATCTTAAAGCTCAACCGCAAGGTCCCGCCCACCATCCCGCAACCGGCTCCGACGAAAGCGACCGAttccaaccaccaccacccaccaccactggTCCACCCGGTTTCGATCGAGAGCGAACGAAAGATTCAGTGA
- the LOC120897997 gene encoding DCN1-like protein 3: MGSCLTCFRTPPNANVATAAGIPTNTGGTAHDSALTYTEMDIIGHETDDLLPVSAAGHYMGHGDKRSGGSFKKPSVGGMLNGNITSTMVGSGPIGSVGGMIGSTGGGLMVENMNNNGAGSKELSGVGIGGPQVLLSDNDLNKLFENYKDAQEDAILSEGIERLCGDLGYKPDDFAILVLAWRLDAGQMCQFTKAEFIQGLQRMNAASIEDIRARLQQIVERLRTDGSEDFKSLYRFTFRFGLEPGHRILSLDMAISLWRLVFTVHTPDILQRWLDFLEQHQNIRGVPKDTWNMFLNFVETCDIENYDDTEAWPSLFDDFVEYEQERTGQLAKVKDDSGGEPPPDPSGYNGS, from the exons ATGGGCAGCTGTTTAACATGCTTTCGTACGCCACCAAATGCCAATgtggccaccgccgccggtATTCCGACGAACACTGGCGGTACGGCACACGATTCCGCCCTAACGTACACGGAGATGGACATCATAGGTCATG aaacaGACGATCTTTTGCCCGTGAGTGCGGCCGGACACTATATGGGCCACGGAGATAAACGCAGTGGAGGTAGTTTCAAAAAGCCGTCGGTTGGCGGAATGCTTAATGGTAACATTACATCGACGATGGTTGGCAGCGGCCCGATCGGCAGTGTCGGTGGAATGATCGGGTCGACCGGTGGCGGGTTGATGGTTGAGAACATGAACAACAATGGAGCGGGCAGCAAGGAGCTGAGTGGCGTTGGCATCGGTGGACCGCAGGTGCTGCTGTCGGACAACGATCTGAACAAACTGTTCGAAAACTACAAGGACGCACAGGAGGACGCTATACTGTCGGAGGGGATCGAACGATTGTGCGGCGATCTCGGCTACAAACCGGACGACTTTGCAATCCTCGTGCTGGCGTGGCGCCTAGACGCGGGACAAATGTGTCAGTTCACAAAAGCCGAGTTCATCCAGGGCCTACAGCGTATGAATGCGGCCAGCATCGAGGACATTCGGGCTCGGTTGCAGCAAATCGTGGAACGGCTACGGACGGACGGCTCGGAGGACTTCAAATCGCTGTACCGATTTACGTTTCGCTTCGGGCTGGAACCGGGTCATCGGATACTTTCGCTCGACATGGCGATCAGCCTGTGGCGGCTGGTGTTCACCGTACATACGCCTGACATACTGCAGCGCTGGCTAGACTTTCTCGAGCAGCACCAGAACATCCGGGGCGTCCCGAAGGACACCTGGAACATGTTTCTGAACTTTGTGGAAACCTGTGATATCGAAAACTACGATGACACGGAGGCGTGGCCAAGCCTCTTCGACGACTTTGTCGAGTACGAGCAGGAACGCACGGGGCAGCTTGCAAAAGTGAAGGACGACAGTGGCGGAGAACCGCCCCCGGATCCGTCCGGCTACAATGGTTCATAG